A single region of the Denticeps clupeoides chromosome 18, fDenClu1.1, whole genome shotgun sequence genome encodes:
- the ptcd3 gene encoding small ribosomal subunit protein mS39 has product MASSCAHAGRCVYRTRRVFLPAFEHWRCRRTFAWTTSLSQEAAVANEGSAEDIVIPKKKSWSKEAVLQALASTVSRDPTAAQYIFQDDPFLTPRTPGEFKLYSLSQESGRNAAKYFVDTYPKFFQKDFAEPHIPCLMPESVQLQIDEVSEAALVERIELRKVKAAVDLYDQLLQAGTKVSLDVTNNLLDLICLYGDQDPKQENEPEQRKEDTNEAQDDVKTRKGRLRKASDLLKPVWRENNSAERIFSLMPERNAHSYSALVRGMVKYGSFSKAFNTYTDLLNNRLTADVHIFNALISAAPDMREKYNERWDLILDLLKQMSEQKVKPNMLTFNAVLKALKRCGPLARSQSLLVIGEMKALGIAPSLASYDHVLSVFYKAASPAHGHTEILQDVLNELSGKSFHAQDPDDAFFFINAMRICLDNKDMEQAYRVHHLLGEGENWRLLGDSYQQSIYYGRFFNLLCMMEHIDVVLKWYRELIPSLYYPNSHGMQDLLQALDTDSRLDLIPLIWKDIRQLGHDNKVELVEEMLSLMAREKQSPEVQESFAECALDVKSLYVQGERARPLLEWTATSLGNITSILLSAHKRQQAWEMLQLFKDSNRVPSESLMLDFLSSIKDSNDAGRAVELLRLSASFCLAITPKLIEQVQQEFVLSEDQKAVLSELEVPQSD; this is encoded by the exons ATGGCGTCGTCCTGTGCACACGCAGGGCGTTGTGTTTATAGAACCAGAAGGGTATTTTTACCGGCTTTTGAGCATTGGCGTTGTCGTag GACATTTGCCTGGACTACTTCTCTAAGTCAGGAAGCTGCAGTGGCGAATGAAG GGTCGGCAGAAGACATTGTAATTCCAAAAAAGAAATCatg gaGTAAAGAGGCTGTGCTACAAGCTCTTGCATCCACAGTGAGcagg GACCCTACTGCGGCACAGTATATTTTCCAGGATGACCCATTCCTCACACCAAGAACTCCTGGGGAATTT AAATTATACTCGCTCTCTCAGGAGTCTGGGAGAAATGCTGCCAAGTACTTTGTCGACACCTATCCCAAATTCTTCCAGAAGGACTTTGCAGAACCACATATTCCT TGCCTGATGCCCGAGAGCGTGCAGTTGCAGATTGACGAGGTGTCTGAAGCTGCACTGGTTGAGCGAATAGAGCTCAGGAAGGTCAAGGCCGCAGTAGACCTGTATGACCAACTGCTGCAGGCTG gcaccaaggtgtcactggaTGTCACCAACAACCTCCTTGATCTAATTTGTCTCTATGGTGATCAGGATCCTAAGCAAGAGAATGAACCAGAGCAAAGGAAAGAGGATACG AATGAGGCTCAGGATGATGTGAAGACCAGGAAGGGGAGGCTGCGGAAGGCCTCTGATTTGTTGAAGCCTGTCTGGAG ggAGAATAACAGCGCTGAGAGGATCTTCAGCCTGATGCCTGAGCGCAACGCACATTCCTACAGTGCTCTGGTTAGAGGAATGGTGAAG TATGGCTCTTTCTCCAAGGCGTTTAACACATACACTGACCTGCTGAACAATCGACTGACTG CTGATGTGCACATTTTCAATGCGCTTATCTCAGCTGCTCCTGATATGCGGGAGAAATACAATGAGAGATGGGACCTGATCCTT GACCTTCTGAAGCAGATGTCAGAGCAGAAGGTGAAGCCAAACATGTTGACCTTCAATGCGGTGCTGAAAGCACTGAAGCGCTGCGGCCCGCTGGCCAGATCCCAGTCCCTCCTCGTCATCGGGGAGATGAAGGCCCTGGGCATTG CACCAAGTCTGGCTTCTTATGACCATGTTCTATCGGTCTTCTACAAAGCAG CCTCCCCTGCACACGGTCACACCGAAATCTTGCAGGACGTGCTGAATGAACTTTCAGGAAAGAGTTTTCACGCCCAGGATCCAGATGATG cgtTCTTCTTCATTAACGCCATGAGAATA TGTCTGGACAATAAAGACATGGAGCAGGCGTACAGGGTTCACCACCTGCTGGGAGAAGGAGAGAACTGGCGCCTGTTGGGTGATTCCTACCAGCAGAGCATCTACTA CGGGCGATTCTTTAACCTGCTCTGTATGATGGAGCACATAGACGTGGTGTTGAAATGGTACCGGGAACTCATTCCTTCT CTGTATTATCCTAATTCTCATGGAATGCAAGACCTACTTCAAGCACTTGACACAGACAGCAGGTTGGACCTGATCCCGCTAATATGGAAAG ACATCCGGCAGCTCGGACATGACAACaaggtggagctggtggaggagaTGCTGTCTCTGATGGCCAGAGAAAAGCAGAGCCCTGAG GTTCAAGAGTCCTTTGCCGAGTGTGCCCTGGACGTCAAGTCCCTGTATGTCCAGGGCGAGCGTGCAAGGCCACTGCTGGAATGGACGGCCACCTCTTTAGGCAACATCACCTCTATTCTACTCAGCGCTCACAAGCGGCAGCAGGCCTG GGAAATGTTGCAGCTGTTTAAAGACAGCAACCGAGTTCCATC GGAGAGCCTGATGCTGGACTTCCTGTCTAGTATAAAGGACAGCAACGATGCCGGTCGGGCGGTGGAGCTGCTGCGTCTGTCTGCCAGCTTCTGCCTCGCCATCACCCCCAAACTCATCGAACAAGTCCAGCAGGAGTTTGTCCTCTCTGAAGACCAAAA